GCGTCTTCCAGGCGTTTGAGCACGAACATGCCCGCGCCCTCGCCCACGACCAGGCCGTCGGCGGACTCGTCGAAGGGCGCGGGCCGGCCCGAGGCGGACAGGGCGCGCAGCTGGGAGAAGCCCATCTGGGTGTAGAGGCTCTCCGGCCGGGAAACGCCGCCGGTCAGCATGGCGTCGGCGCGGCCCGCGCGCAGCTCGTCGCAGGCGAGCTTCAAGGCGTAGAGGGAGGAGGCGCAGGCCGCGTCCAAGGCGAAGCTCCCCCCGCCCAGGCCCAGGCCGCGCGCCACGACCCCGGCGGGCAGGCCGGCCACGAAGCGGTTGAGGGGGTCGGTCTTCCTGGCGACCGGCAGACGGCGGCCCAGGAGCTTCTCCGAGATGACCGGCAGCAGGAGTTCCCGGGTCAATGCGGAGGCCGAATCCGTGGGCAGGACGATATTGCCCATGATGACGCCCACGCGCGAGCGGTCCACGCCTTCAGTGCGCGCGTCGCGCCAGGCTGAACGCGCGGCGTGCAGAGCCAGGTGGAAGACGGGGTCGAGCCTGGACAAGAAGCCGGCTTCAAGCTCAAGCCCGTCGTAGTCGAGCCGGAAGCCTTCGATGAGGCAGGCCTTGGCGCAGTAGACCTTGTCCGCGGCGGGCCGGGCCGGGTCGAAGGCCTCGGAGGGCGGCAGGATCCAACGCCCCGAAGGGACCTCGCGGCTCGCGCAGCGGCGCTGCGCGATGTTGTCCCAGAAGCGGCCCAGCTCCGGGGCATCCGGGAAGATGCCGCCGATGCCGACGACCGCGATGGGGACTCTCTCTGTCATTTCCCCTTGGCGGGATAGATCGTGAAGGCCGAGGCATCCTCCGCCCAATCGAAGGCGGAAGCGTTGAGCTTCTGCATGACGCCCAGGTAGCCGCCGCGGGCCGGGTCATAATAGCTGGCCTGCAGCGGGACCTTGGTCGCCACCAGGCGTATGACCTCGGCGGAGACCGGGGGACGCCCCTCGGGCAACTGGGCTGCCACATAGACTCCACGATTGACGGTCTGCTCGTCCGGATAAGTCCAGGTCTGCCCGGCCCGGATCCGGGCCTCCGGGACGAACTCGTTGGGCACCAGCAAGGAGGTCTCGGAGTTCATGCCCACGTCGTAGAGATAAAGATAAGCGTCGCGGGTCGAGGTCACCGTGATCACGGCCCGGTCGCTCTCCACGAAGTGGTCCTGGGAGAGGGAGAGCCCGACCTGGAAGTCCTGGTCGGCGTCGGCGGGACGGTCCTTGATGCAGGCGCGCAGCGCGACCGCATAGCCGCATTGACGGCAGTCGCCCAGGTCGCAGTATTGGTCCAGCGCGACCTTCTCGTTGATGATGCGACCGCGGCGGGTGGTGCGCAGGATGCTCTCGATGAGATTGGTCTGCCCGCGCAGCCCTTCCTGCTGGAAATCCAGGGAACGCGAGTTCACGTCCACGCCCAGGAGGTCGTGCATGGCGGCGTTGCGCGCCTTCTCCATGGCCGCGGCGCGGACCTGGCTGCGGCTCTGGTCCTCGTTGACCGTCACCTTGGCCTCGGCTCGGACCCAGGTGCAGCCGAGCTTGGGGTCCTTCTCTCCGATCTGCGAGGAAGGCGCGGGCGACTCCGGCACGGCCGCAACGGCGGCGGGAGCCGGGGCGGTCTTGGCCTTCTTGGCTTCGCCAAGACCCGGCTCGACCTCGTTGAGGGACTTCTCTGCCCTGGCCTTGACCGCCTCATAGTCCGGCTTGGTCGCCGTCGGCTTGGCCTTGGCGCCCGCGCAAGCGGTCGCCCCCAGGATGAGAGGAAGGAGCAGAAGGCATCGCCTCATGTCATCCCCCCACCGCCACGGTGTTGCGCCGGAAGGCTTCGCCCAGCGACTTGTCCACCGTGCACTCGCAGCCGTCCAGCCGGGCCAGCAAGACGCCGTCCTGTCCCAGGAAATCCATGTCGGCGCTGACCAATCCGTCCGTGGACTTCGTGATCCGGGCCCGGATGACGCAGCCCGGCTCGGGCAGGCGCCGGTACTGCCGGTAGCGCCCGACGCGGCAAGGCAAGCACGGCGCCCCCAGCTTCTCGCAGGTCCACAGGATCATGGCCTGGAAGGCGGCGTCGAGCGCCGCCGGGTCCGCGAGCCAGGCGTCGCGCCAAGGCTGCCGCATCCAGTTCTTCGGCGGCAGAGCCTGTCCCGCATGGACCACGATCCCCGACTGGGAGCACCCGGCCACGGAGCGGATGAACCTCATGTCCGGGCCATGGAAGAGGATATCCCGGTACGCCCTCTCCACCGTCCGAGCATAGGGTTGGAGCGCGAAATCAGGCATCGCGGCCGGAGCGGCCGGGAGCTTCCCCGCCAAGACCACGTCCGCGCTCGCATGCAGGACCGCGCCCGGGCCGCGCAGTTCCGCTCTCACGATGTAGCCGCCGTCGGTCTTGACCGCCCGGCCCGCCCACAGCGTCACCGGATACTCCGGCTGCTTGAGCAGCACGCCCTTGTAGACGCGCATGCCGTCCAAACCGTGGAAACGCAGTCCCGGCTGGCCGTGCAAGGCCGTGTGCGCCAGCCACTCCGCGATGAAGGCGAAGGGCAGGACCGGCGCGCCGTTGATCACGTGCGAGGACAGGAAGGGGAAGTCCGCGACCGACACCATGCGCTCGAACACGGCAGAGAGGTCCAAGGCCCGGACCTTGCCCGCGGGCAAGGCCGCGGCCGGCCTGGCGATGGCAACCACCTCGACCGCGCGGCCTTCACCTGAGAGTTCGCGCACCAGGAACCGTCCCCCCTCCTCCAGGCCGATCACGCCCACGCCCTCGGAAGCGAAGAGCTTCTTCAACGGCTCGTTGACCATGCCCCCGTCCCACGGACCCCAGTCGAAGGCAGCGACCCGGCAGCCGGCCAGCCGCCGCGAGAGCAGGCGCGCCGTCTTATTGAGGACTTCGTTGGCCATGGCGTAGTCGGACTGCCCCGAGCGGCCGAAGCGCGCCGTGGACGACGAGAACAACGCCAGGACCTTGAGCTGGGCGAGGTCCAGCGCCTGGAGCAGGTGGCGCAGGCCCGCCACCTTGGTCAAGAACACCGAGTCGAACTGCTCGGGCGTCTTGTCAGCGATGAGCTTGTCCGCCAGGACCCCGGCGCCGAAGACCAGTCCCCGGATAGGGCCGTGCTCTTTCTTGATTCGGGCCAGAGCCTCGGCCAAGCCATCGCAGTCGCGCACATCGGCCTGCACATAGACCGTACGGCTGCCCAAGGCTTCCAGGGCCGCCATATGGGAGCGGATCTCCCGGCCGGCCAGCACCGCGCGGCAGAGTTCGCCGGCCTCCTTTGGGGTCTTGTCCTTGAAGCGGCCCAGGATCGACTTCTTGAGCTCGGCCTCGCCGCGGCAGGCCTTGAGCCAGTCCTCCTCCGCGCCAGGCAGGGGACTGCGGCCCATGAGCACCACCATAGGCCGGCAGGCCTTGGCCAAGGCCAAGCCCGCCTGCGCGGTCACGCCGCGCGCGCCGCCGACCACGAGCACCACGTCCGAGCTCTTGAGGGGCAGGACCCCGGGTTCCGGACTGGCCTTATCCTCGAGCTCCAACTCCTTGCGCCCGGAGGAGGAGAGGCCCACCTCGAGCGTCCCGCGGCAGAAGAGCTCGGCGGCCACGGCCTCGGCGGCGGAAACCGCGTCGTCCCAGCCGGAGGCCAGGTCGAGAGCCTTGCAGCAGACCTCGGGCCACTCGTGCGCGGCGGTCTTGGTCAGGCCGGCCAAGCCGCCCTGCACCG
The nucleotide sequence above comes from Elusimicrobiota bacterium. Encoded proteins:
- a CDS encoding DUF4384 domain-containing protein — protein: MRRCLLLLPLILGATACAGAKAKPTATKPDYEAVKARAEKSLNEVEPGLGEAKKAKTAPAPAAVAAVPESPAPSSQIGEKDPKLGCTWVRAEAKVTVNEDQSRSQVRAAAMEKARNAAMHDLLGVDVNSRSLDFQQEGLRGQTNLIESILRTTRRGRIINEKVALDQYCDLGDCRQCGYAVALRACIKDRPADADQDFQVGLSLSQDHFVESDRAVITVTSTRDAYLYLYDVGMNSETSLLVPNEFVPEARIRAGQTWTYPDEQTVNRGVYVAAQLPEGRPPVSAEVIRLVATKVPLQASYYDPARGGYLGVMQKLNASAFDWAEDASAFTIYPAKGK
- a CDS encoding SDR family NAD(P)-dependent oxidoreductase, which translates into the protein YPPESLNPDMDLESDLGIDSIKRVEILSAIQEKLPAAPKVKPEHLGTLRTLRKIAEFLSAGAPAPAPTAAAAPGVEAVLLAVVSEKTGYPPESLNPDMDLESDLGIDSIKRVEILSAIQEKLPAAPKVKPEHLGTLRTLRQITAYLSQTVELPKPAADPVPSAQAAPASVLTRSVLHAVERKAQGPSLRLDAKLPIWIANESNGLAKALADNLKARGHKAEIVSLEQLGSLQVPPALAGLVILAPVSRLEPDQLWQPASEDLLRRAFSLARLALPALRRAAHDGGAVFATVARLDGVFGLSGLRSEQDPVQGGLAGLTKTAAHEWPEVCCKALDLASGWDDAVSAAEAVAAELFCRGTLEVGLSSSGRKELELEDKASPEPGVLPLKSSDVVLVVGGARGVTAQAGLALAKACRPMVVLMGRSPLPGAEEDWLKACRGEAELKKSILGRFKDKTPKEAGELCRAVLAGREIRSHMAALEALGSRTVYVQADVRDCDGLAEALARIKKEHGPIRGLVFGAGVLADKLIADKTPEQFDSVFLTKVAGLRHLLQALDLAQLKVLALFSSSTARFGRSGQSDYAMANEVLNKTARLLSRRLAGCRVAAFDWGPWDGGMVNEPLKKLFASEGVGVIGLEEGGRFLVRELSGEGRAVEVVAIARPAAALPAGKVRALDLSAVFERMVSVADFPFLSSHVINGAPVLPFAFIAEWLAHTALHGQPGLRFHGLDGMRVYKGVLLKQPEYPVTLWAGRAVKTDGGYIVRAELRGPGAVLHASADVVLAGKLPAAPAAMPDFALQPYARTVERAYRDILFHGPDMRFIRSVAGCSQSGIVVHAGQALPPKNWMRQPWRDAWLADPAALDAAFQAMILWTCEKLGAPCLPCRVGRYRQYRRLPEPGCVIRARITKSTDGLVSADMDFLGQDGVLLARLDGCECTVDKSLGEAFRRNTVAVGG